Within the Arachis duranensis cultivar V14167 chromosome 10, aradu.V14167.gnm2.J7QH, whole genome shotgun sequence genome, the region GTGGGTGGTGGTGATATGTGGCTTCGGCTTTGAGATGAGTATGGGTAATGGTTAGCCATGCCCATGGAAGTGGCCAGTGGGCATGCACGTGAGTTTGGGttgatagagagagagagagaagggtggGGTTAAAAGAAGGGTGGGTGTTGGGACAGGTGTCACTTGTACGATACACGTGGAGGGCAGAGAGCTTGCCTATACTCAATCCTCAATGGATGAGTTTTTCAAAACATGCattttaaatacaataaaaatatgtctattatttttagttatttaattgtCTAAAATGTTATGTCTAGAAGTTCGTAAGACTATACGGCAAAACATACCAAAATTGActaattaatttcatttttagaAATGTTGTATCTATATAGCATTGCAAAATTAgagcatatataataatttgctACTACCGTTTCACACTTCTGCTAAGCCCCAATTTTGAGTTGACCCTGAAATAAGCTTGCAGCAGGACTAGTGAGAAAAAAACAATTGCCACCAACTGCACAAGTCGCACAAGTAAGAGATTCTTGCTTCCTTCATTGTCACCAACCAGGGACTTGTTTGAATTGATCAGTTCATCAGGTCTAatctcttcttcttgtttggtTTCCAAGAAACCGCTATCTCCGAACGTTTTCGCAGTTATGAGATCCTTCCAACAATTGGCTGCCACAGAACCTGAACCTCTATCACCTTTTTGAGAGTGCAATTTGCTTACTACTTCATCATCCAATTCTTGTTCGTGTTCCGCGCTGTTTTCTTGCTTGTTTTCCAAGAAATCTCTATCATCCGACACATGTTCATTATTACTTGGTTTAACTGAACAATCGCCGAAAGAAACTCTCTTCAATGATTTCTGCACCACTGATCTCTCTAATGATCTGTTAGAACCGATTTTCCGGGATAATAACGGCATTGTTGATAGATCTGAAGGAAGCACCATTGGCATGGAAAACCTGCGTATAAGACCATGGCTTCTAATTGGAGAACTTATAGTGCCAGATCTAGTTAAACACTTTGGTGATGAAATTACATTATTCTCCTTGGAGCAGTCATGTTTGATCTTTCTCCATCTCTTCATTTTGCTAAGTAAACTAGAGCTCTTGCTGCTACTGCTTTGGCTGCTTGAGGAACTCTTATCAAGTGTGGTGGTTTCAGTctcatcatcctcatcatcatcatcatcatccaatGTTGTTGTGTTTGAGGAATTATTGCTTTCAAGCTCAGGATCATTATGTTCATATGTTACTGCAATTTGATCCTTCTCATATGATTCTGAATTCTTTATGCAACTTCTTCTTAAGGCCTCTTCCCTTGTTGCTCTCTTTTGGAGACTGTGGTTGAGTTCATACCTTAAGCATGTGAAGAGCCACCGTTGGTAGACGAGTTCCTCCACCATTTCGAATCGGTTTCTTTGCAATCTTTCAACTTGCTCTAGAAGTCCTTCATGGACTTGCCGGAGACTGGTTATTTCCTCTTTGATCAAAGCAACCGTTTCCTCCTGAAGTTAATAgtccaaaataattaaataatttgatatatttgacTAAACTACGCATATACAATTCTACATAGATTAAGTAAAACGGAAGGTAAATTATAGTGTTAAACTACCTCCGTCTTCACTTTATCATTAATAGTAATCAATTTAGCTCCTATCTCTCTCTTTTCCAATTCGAGCTCTTTGTTTCTTCTCTTCAGTTCCAAGGCTTCTAATCCAACACCTTCAATATCTTTAATCTTCTTAATAATCTTAGCACCTCTGGAAGAGCTATCCTGCTTCTTTAACTTTGTAACTTGCTTCTCAAGCATCAATATCTGCTCCTCGACACGGCTTCCTTCGAAACTCCTCTTTCTTTCCATCTCATTCAGCGTCTTCTTAGCTATTTCTAGATGCTTCTTTGATAGTCCATCATCTCTTGCTTTTTCTTGCATAGTTTTGTTCTCTGCCTCCATTGAATCAATGATTGTCTTAAGCAAGTCGAATTTTGCATTCTTTTCCTCGAGCTGTGTTCGCAGTTGAGCAATGGCTGATTGCTCTTCCTTTAGACCATTCAATCGAAGCAGTTTCTTTTGAAGGCTCACTTCCCTTTGCTTGTAATTCTCTACCAAATTCTGCAATAATTCCTTTTCAGTTGCGTAATCCAATTTCTGTGGGGTTTCATTTTTCATATGCTTCTCTTCATTCTGCAAAATAGATTCTCACTCATtcaataataagtttctttagCACTTTCTGATGAaaaattttcagttttttttgtCACTATTAAGGGTACCTGATTTATTGAATAAGTAGCATTTGCAGTGTTATTTTCAATATCTTCTGATTTAAGTTCCAAGTGTGGTGATGCATCACATCCTTAGTTCCCAAAAGACACCATATAGCAAGAAGTATGAATATAAATCCATAATGAATAATGAAGATACAAGCAAGAAATTAATGTATTGTGAACCATCAAATTGATAAAATTGGTACATAAAGAAATTAATGTATTCAGAGAAGgaagataatttatatcaatatattaaaTTCTGAATGTATTGATTTTTCATTAAAGGAGAAAATAGTGATACCTGCTGGAGCTAGAGATTTCATTGTATCACTTCTCTTTGCAGG harbors:
- the LOC107470869 gene encoding protein CHUP1, chloroplastic-like isoform X1 — translated: MIVRVSFLVVTSSIAVLKILETKTNFPAKRSDTMKSLAPAGCDASPHLELKSEDIENNTANATYSINQNEEKHMKNETPQKLDYATEKELLQNLVENYKQREVSLQKKLLRLNGLKEEQSAIAQLRTQLEEKNAKFDLLKTIIDSMEAENKTMQEKARDDGLSKKHLEIAKKTLNEMERKRSFEGSRVEEQILMLEKQVTKLKKQDSSSRGAKIIKKIKDIEGVGLEALELKRRNKELELEKREIGAKLITINDKVKTEEETVALIKEEITSLRQVHEGLLEQVERLQRNRFEMVEELVYQRWLFTCLRYELNHSLQKRATREEALRRSCIKNSESYEKDQIAVTYEHNDPELESNNSSNTTTLDDDDDDEDDETETTTLDKSSSSSQSSSSKSSSLLSKMKRWRKIKHDCSKENNVISSPKCLTRSGTISSPIRSHGLIRRFSMPMVLPSDLSTMPLLSRKIGSNRSLERSVVQKSLKRVSFGDCSVKPSNNEHVSDDRDFLENKQENSAEHEQELDDEVVSKLHSQKGDRGSGSVAANCWKDLITAKTFGDSGFLETKQEEEIRPDELINSNKSLVGDNEGSKNLLLVRLVQLVAIVFFSLVLLQAYFRVNSKLGLSRSVKR
- the LOC107470869 gene encoding protein CHUP1, chloroplastic-like isoform X2; the encoded protein is MKNETPQKLDYATEKELLQNLVENYKQREVSLQKKLLRLNGLKEEQSAIAQLRTQLEEKNAKFDLLKTIIDSMEAENKTMQEKARDDGLSKKHLEIAKKTLNEMERKRSFEGSRVEEQILMLEKQVTKLKKQDSSSRGAKIIKKIKDIEGVGLEALELKRRNKELELEKREIGAKLITINDKVKTEEETVALIKEEITSLRQVHEGLLEQVERLQRNRFEMVEELVYQRWLFTCLRYELNHSLQKRATREEALRRSCIKNSESYEKDQIAVTYEHNDPELESNNSSNTTTLDDDDDDEDDETETTTLDKSSSSSQSSSSKSSSLLSKMKRWRKIKHDCSKENNVISSPKCLTRSGTISSPIRSHGLIRRFSMPMVLPSDLSTMPLLSRKIGSNRSLERSVVQKSLKRVSFGDCSVKPSNNEHVSDDRDFLENKQENSAEHEQELDDEVVSKLHSQKGDRGSGSVAANCWKDLITAKTFGDSGFLETKQEEEIRPDELINSNKSLVGDNEGSKNLLLVRLVQLVAIVFFSLVLLQAYFRVNSKLGLSRSVKR